From a single Anomalospiza imberbis isolate Cuckoo-Finch-1a 21T00152 chromosome 16, ASM3175350v1, whole genome shotgun sequence genomic region:
- the CDR2 gene encoding cerebellar degeneration-related protein 2 codes for MLADSLVEEFEIREDEPWYDQQDLQQDLHLAAELGKTLLDRNTELEESLQQMYATNQEQLQEIEYLTKQVELLRQMNDQHAKVYEQLDVTARELEDTNQKLVAESRASQQKIISLTETIESLQTHIDDLQRQVEELKKPGQGRMSQERSEQPRSMHSFSCLKELYDLRQYFVYDHVFAEKITSMDSQLSPLEEENEKLKKAVTVLQAQLNVEKEKRVTMEEEYSLMVKENCDLERRLVDTDLYRARAEELEAEVAEMRQILQSENTLHNAEKLVPESFFISFKESLDRELGQSLADDGLLAVSELEKKALKRSSSESLLSSAAGADILRGHEETCIRRAEAVKQRGISVLNEVDAQYNALKVKYEELLKKCQMDEDSLKHKAVQTLKQYSKDLNVGNTQYDLSASNQEFTIAELSDSSTNAPPEYKALFKEIFSCIRKTKEEIDEHRAKYKTLSSQP; via the exons ATGCTGGCCGACAGCCTGGTGGAGGAGTTCGAAATCCGAGAGGATGAGCCCTGGTACGACCAGCAGGACCTGCAGCAAG ATCTTCACCTTGCTGCTGAGCTTGGGAAGACACTACTGGACCGTAACACTGAACTAGAAGAATCCTTACAGCAAATGTATGCAACAAATCAAGAGCAATTGCAGGAGATAGAG TACCTCACAAAGCAAGTGGAGCTCTTGCGGCAGATGAATGACCAGCATGCAAAAGTCTATGAACAGCTGGATGTGACAGCAAGAGAACTGGAAGACACTAATCAAAAACTGGTTGCAGAGAGTAGAGCTTCACAACAAAAGATAATAAG CTTGACAGAGACTATTGAAAGTCTACAAACACACATAGATGACCTGCAGCGACAAGTGGAAGAACTGAAGAAGCCTGGACAAGGCCGGATGAGCCAGGAGAGATCTGAGCAGCCAAGATCAATGCACAGTTTCTCATGTTTGAAGGAGCTGTATGACCTCCGCCA GTATTTTGTTTATGATCACGTCTTTGCAGAAAAGATAACTTCGATGGATAGTCAGTTAAGTCCTctagaagaagaaaatgagaagttAAAGAAGGCAGTGACAGTTCTGCAAGCCCAGCTGAATgtagagaaagagaagagagtgaCCATGGAAGAGGAATACAGTCTTATGGTGAAAGAAAACTGTGACCTGGAGCGGAGGCTGGTTGATACAGACTTGTATCGGGCTCGTGCggaggagctggaagcagaAGTAGCTGAAATGCGACAGATACTTCAGTCTGAAAATACACTCCATAATGCAGAGAAATTGGTGCCAGAGtcctttttcatttcattcaaGGAATCTCTAGACAGGGAGCTTGGTCAGAGCCTGGCAGATGATGGACTTCTGGCAGTATCGGAGCTTGAGAAGAAGGCACTAAAACGAAGCAGCAGCGAAAGCCTCCTGAGCAGCGCTGCCGGGGCAGACATTCTCAGGGGCCATGAAGAAACGTGTATTAGGAGAGCTGAAGCTGTGAAGCAGCGAGGGATCTCTGTACTCAATGAAGTTGATGCTCAGTACAATGCTCTGAAAGTGAAGTATGAGGAACTTTTGAAGAAGTGTCAAATGGATGAAGATTCTTTGAAACACAAGGCTGTACAAACACTGAAGCAGTATTCCAAAGACCTAAATGTGGGGAACACCCAGTATGATCTTTCAGCTAGCAATCAAGAATTCACAATTGCTGAGCTAAGTGACTCTTCCACAAATGCTCCCCCTGAATATAAAGCACTATTCAAGGAGATTTTTAGCTgtatcagaaaaacaaaagaagaaatagaTGAACACAGAGCAAAGTACAAGACTCTCTCCTCTCAGCCATAA